In candidate division TA06 bacterium, the genomic stretch TGGAGGCCACCAGGTCGGCCAGCTTGGAGGGATCCTCCAGGTTCAGGGCCACAGTCTGCAGTTCGTCGGGCAGGTAGGGCGCCAGGTTGATTATCTTCTGGAACAGGCTGGAAACATTGCGCATCAGGGCCTCGGACTCGATGGTCTTCCTGGCCTTTTCCTTGACTACCTCCACCCTGGCCTTGAAATAAGGCTCGGTCTGGGTGAACTTGGCCAGCCGGATCCGGTTTAAGCCCTGGACCAAAAGCCGGATGCTGCCGTCGGGGAAACGCAGCATCTTGATGATCAGGGCCGCGGTGCCGAACTGGTAGATCTCATCCGGCTTGGGGTCGTCGGTGTCCTGCCGCACCTGGGTGCACAGGCCGACGATCTTGGAGCCGGTCAGCACCTCGTCGGTGAGCTTGATCATTCTTTCGTTGGTGATCACCAGGGGAATGATCAGATAGGGATAGACCACCTGTCCCTTGACCGGCAATATGGCCAGTTCGGACGGGATCTTAATGTCCTTGCTTTCCTTGCTGTCTTTGGTTTCTTCTGGCATGATATGTAATATGTTCCTTAAGTTTTCTGTTTGCAGTTATTATGTTCTCGGCGTACCCGCAAAAATCACAACCCCTTCACAATTCACATTTCACAATTTACAGGCATGTGACTTTAAATATCTCCGGTATTACTCTACCGGGACCTCCACCGTCAGCTTCTGCGACTTGGGCAGCCTGATGTCCAGTATTCCATTGTTAAAGCTGGATTTGATCTGGTTGGTGGCGATGCCCTGGGGCACGGCTACCATCTTTTCGAACTGCCCCTGGATGATCTCCATCTTGTGGTACCACCTTCTGCCGTCCTCCTGGGCCAGTTCCCGCCGCAAACCCCGGATGCAAAGGCGGTCGTCGATCAAAGTTATGGAGATATCGCTTTTGGCCACCCCGGCCAGTTCCAGTTTGATGACGAACTCATCCTCGGTCTCGTAGACGTCGGCATAGGGCTGCCAGGCCGCCTGATCGTTAAGGTGATACGAAGGGTGGGCCAGCTGGCCCAGATCCTGAAAAAGCCTGCTCAAGTCGTGGCGGATCACTTTGACAAACTTTACTTCGTCTTCGGACATTTTGTTGCTCCTTATTACCGCTTTGCGGTTTGGCGATAGATGGCTATGGCAGTGCCCTGGGCAATAAATGAAATATGTGGTCTATGGATTATTATAATCAATTTTTTGGACAAACGCAACAAGAATTGAAATGGTTTGTGATTAGAACCGTAAAGCCATCCGGCCGGATGGCTTTGGGCGCGAAATGGTTTTCATTTGGGCGGGTGGTTTATGTTGCATGTGTTTTAGGGGTTCTAAAGGTCGCGCCAAGGGCGGTGGGGGCATTGGAGGTAGTTGTAGTTATAAAGACAAGAGGCGGTGAGATGTAAAGTTGTCATATTTCAGTAAAAGCTTTTGTTTTTAGGCCGGTATCCTACTCGCCAGATCAATGATCCTTTGTTTCACCGTATCGCTTTTATCAATGACCTCTTCATTGGTAAACCTGATGACCTTGATTCCGTACAGATTTATTATTTCAGTCCGGAGTTTGTCGTAGTCTTTCTGCTGTTCGTGGATGCCTCCGTCAATCTCCACCACCAGGTTGA encodes the following:
- a CDS encoding Hsp20/alpha crystallin family protein; its protein translation is MSEDEVKFVKVIRHDLSRLFQDLGQLAHPSYHLNDQAAWQPYADVYETEDEFVIKLELAGVAKSDISITLIDDRLCIRGLRRELAQEDGRRWYHKMEIIQGQFEKMVAVPQGIATNQIKSSFNNGILDIRLPKSQKLTVEVPVE